DNA from Ictidomys tridecemlineatus isolate mIctTri1 chromosome 12, mIctTri1.hap1, whole genome shotgun sequence:
CTTACtgtgtcctcctcagtaccccaTTTTGTTGGCCTTTCTTTTAGATTATAGCCACAGCTActggccaacatcattttaaaaaatctgcaatGTTGAAGTAGTCTCAAAATGTCCTTTTCCTTTTAATATCCATTCCCctaaatcatttttcttctagCACTAAGAATGCCCTTAAAACATGGATCAAGCTGGTatggtgacatatgcctgtaatcgcaatggctcaggaggctgaagcaggaggatctcaagttcaaagccagcctcagcaacttaatgaggccttaagcaatttagcaagaccctttctcaaaataaaaaatatattttataatagcctcagcctcttggttcaatccctgctaccaaagaAAACAGATTAGATCATGATGCACTTTCTTAAAGTTTTTCAGTTCTCTGGCACTCTCCCTTTTTATGCACTAGATTCTGTTGAAACTAATCTTCCACATGTTTTTGTGACACAGACCAAACTCTTTCCTGCCTTAGAACTGGCAGTGCTTTTCCATCTACTGGGGCTTACTTCCCCTTTATTTTGACTTGGCTAGCTTCTGCTCTTCACAGTCTCAgattatgtcattttaaaaagtactttcctgccaggcttggtggcacacacctataatcccagtggctcgggaggttgaggcaggagaatcacgaattcaaagccagcctcagtaaaaagtgaacactaagcaactcagtgagaccttgtctctaaataaaatacagaatagggctgggatgtggctcagtggtcaaatactcctgagttcaatcccagtaccaaaaaaaaaaaagcattttcctACACATGCTGTCTAAAATAGATCCCCATgcccatattatttattttagtattttgttcCTGTCATGGTACCTACCACaatttataattgctttttgtCCTCCTACCACAGTGTATTCCCAGCTCTTAACCTAGTACCTAGAACTCCCTATTTACTTTTAGATGAATGAGAAACCCAGTACTATCATAAATAAGTTTGTTGGGATcgtgtaaaataaaatttttatttatattaggtTGAATTTTTGCATAAAGTTGATGATAGCTACCTTATTATTAGGGGATTGGGACTCGGACTTTTTCAGATAATTAATGTTACCAAAGTCTGATATccaaaaaagataattaaaaggcaccattgctgtgtgtgtgtttgtgtgtatatgtgtgtgtgtgagaatgataccagagattgaacccaggggagctaagccactgaactatatccccagccctatttattttttattttgaggcagggtctctctaagttgctgaggctgcccttgaatgtGGGGGCTTCTCTTGCCCCAGCCTCTGACATTACacgtgtgtgccactgtgcccagtttagcACCATTGCGTTTTTTGGTgggagatcaaactcaggggcactcaaccactgagcacatccctagtcttaattttgtttattatttagagacagggtctcactgagttgcttagtgactcaccattgctaagactggctttgaacatgcagcctccctagctgctgggattacctaGGCATGAGTCATGGTGCCTAGCATCACCATTGCATTTTTAGAAAGCTGTCATAAATTGTATGTTTAATAAAGTACCTTCACTAAAAAAACACTAACAGAAAGCACAAAGTTATGTCTACCGCTAAAAGTTGTTTACCATCTACTAATGGTATATTCTTTGTCATTTCTAATATTGTGCGGAACAGGATGCCGAAAACGCTATTCAACAGATGGGTGGCCAATGGCTTGGTGGACGACAAATCAGAACTAACTGGGCAACCCGAAAGCCTCCAGCTCCAAAGAGTACATATGAGTGTAGGTGTAttggagaagaaaaggaaatgtggaattttggagaaaaatacacTAGATTGTAAATGTTAGAGCTGTTCCCGGAGACTTATTGCAGAAATAGATGAGAAGCAAATCAAGACTACTGTTCAAAAATGTacttagttttcatttttgtaatttttaaatagtaaatgaTATTCAATCTCTAATGTCAAGTCTCCTATTACATAGAGAATACTGGGTAATTTTTTAGACATTCTTGGGGGAGGTTTAATCCTAATGTCAAATGTAATGTGTGTTCTCTAAGCATTTTGATCAAATATTGCTATTATAGTAGTGTAGTTAATGCTGCTTTTGTCCTTCTgaacatttatttaatgaattgaaaatgtaaaactttttcCTTCTCCAGCAAACACTAAACAGCTATCATATGATGAGGTTGTAAATCAGTCTAGTCCAAGCAACTGTACTGTTTACTGTGGAGGTGTTACTTCTGGACTAACAGGTATGGGAGCTTTACCTATATGCTATCTGGAAATTAATCTTTAAGCTGAGAAGCTTAATATTTGTAGGATTTTACTATAACTGAGtgtggtttcttttgtttttgttttttgtctaaCAGAACAACTAATGCGTCAGACTTTTTCACCATTTGGGCAAATAATGGAAATTCGAGTCTTTCCAGATAAAGGATATTCATTTGTGAGGTAGGGATGGTTTTTGTGAAAACTTTTCCCCTTCAAATAATTTCTGAACATTTAACAATGGTTTCTTAAGAATTTACCTCATTTATAAAGACATGGAAATTTCTCTAGCATATGGCATTTTTGCTCCTGTATGTTTTATTCTCCCTTCTTCCAACATATCCTCTATTTAGAAAAGTTTCTCCAGAACTAAAAgatcttttaaagaaatggcaAAGAAAACCAACCAACTGCTTGTTCTACCTTAAGATCATCTTGATCTTTTTTCCCCTGCCAAACGGCTATTGAGTTTATTtgccttgattttaaaaataggtcttattcttaaattcaatttaaaagaatttttattgattcttaatattgTTTTCAATAGGTTTAATTCCCATGAAAGTGCTGCACATGCAATTGTTTCTGTTAATGGTACTACTATTGAAGGTCATGTTGTGAAATGCTATTGGGGCAAAGAAACTCTTGATATGATAAATCCGGTGCAACAGGTAAGAGGGTCCTGAACTTTGGGAAGTAATTGCTAGGTTAATATTAGtaaggttattttaaaatgagaattgttGATAATCTTTGTTAATAAGTTTCTAGTTCAATTCATAATATATAAGAGCTCTTCCTATATGTATTATAGTTCCAGAGTGGTGTTTTCATGGATTGCAGTGCTGACATGATGAGTGTAACTGCCTCAATTGACTCATGCTCacacagtgaattttaaaatgctctGACAAACCTAACAGGGCTTTAAGTCTTTAATACTTGGTAGATTTATTCACATACTATTTGGAGAATTCACAGGTGTGCTTGACTcaactgattaaaaaataaagctataggggctggggatgtggctcaagcggtagcgcgctctcctggcatgcgtgcggcccgggttcgattctcagcaccacatacaaagatgttgtgtctgccaaaaactgaaaaataaatatcaaaaaaataaaaaaaaataaagctataagTATGTTTAGCGCCTTGGAATTTCTTCCAGattttgctgttttttgtttttctaggcaACTTTAAACTTGATCTCATAAAGATTTTTTTGAGGAAGTTATAAGTGGAGCAGAGAGGTGGGAGTAAGAAAATCCTAAACTATATAGATTTCTTcatttaagtaaataatttaCCAAACACTTAAACATTATATTAAGTTTATTGTTGGGGCAATAAACATTATATTAAGTTTATTGTTGGGCCTTATAGACTATAGAAAATGATGTAGAGTTGCAGCAGGAGAACctaagggtttttttgtttgtttgttaccggggattgaattcaggggcacttaatcactgagccacatccccagccctttttttgtattttagagacagggtgtggCTGAGTAgctccttgctaagttgctgaggctggctttgaattctggaTCCTCCAGCTTTAGTATCCCtgactgctgagattacaggcatgggccatgcCATTTGGCCCtaaggggtttttttgttgttgttttgttttgttttagtaatcTCTAAATTATTGTTTATCctgtcattttaattataaagatgttttttatatgtttttttaagtatttgttgTATATCAAGAACTgcatatatacaaataattttaaataatactaaaTTATCTCTTATAATTTTACCTAATAGCAGAATCAAATTGGATATCCACAAGCTTATGGCCAGTGGGGCCAGTGGTATGGAAACGCACAACAGATTGGCCAGTATATGCCTAATGGATGG
Protein-coding regions in this window:
- the Tia1 gene encoding cytotoxic granule associated RNA binding protein TIA1 isoform X9, translated to MCPERASIVTYLAKLKADCEAHYESNFLRDARVVKDMATGKSKGYGFVSFFNKWDAENAIQQMGGQWLGGRQIRTNWATRKPPAPKSTYESNTKQLSYDEVVNQSSPSNCTVYCGGVTSGLTEQLMRQTFSPFGQIMEIRVFPDKGYSFVRFNSHESAAHAIVSVNGTTIEGHVVKCYWGKETLDMINPVQQQNQIGYPQAYGQWGQWYGNAQQIGQYMPNGWQVPAYGMYGQAWNQQGFNQTQSSAPWMGPNYGVQPPQGQNGSMLPNQPAGYRVAGYETQ
- the Tia1 gene encoding cytotoxic granule associated RNA binding protein TIA1 isoform X8: MQDHFHVFVGDLSPEITTEDIKAAFAPFGRISDARVVKDMATGKSKGYGFVSFFNKWDAENAIQQMGGQWLGGRQIRTNWATRKPPAPKSTYESNTKQLSYDEVVNQSSPSNCTVYCGGVTSGLTEQLMRQTFSPFGQIMEIRVFPDKGYSFVRFNSHESAAHAIVSVNGTTIEGHVVKCYWGKETLDMINPVQQQNQIGYPQAYGQWGQWYGNAQQIGQYMPNGWQVPAYGMYGQAWNQQGFNQTQSSAPWMGPNYGVQPPQGQNGSMLPNQPAGYRVAGYETQ
- the Tia1 gene encoding cytotoxic granule associated RNA binding protein TIA1 isoform X10 is translated as MATGKSKGYGFVSFFNKWDAENAIQQMGGQWLGGRQIRTNWATRKPPAPKSTYESNTKQLSYDEVVNQSSPSNCTVYCGGVTSGLTEQLMRQTFSPFGQIMEIRVFPDKGYSFVRFNSHESAAHAIVSVNGTTIEGHVVKCYWGKETLDMINPVQQQNQIGYPQAYGQWGQWYGNAQQIGQYMPNGWQVPAYGMYGQAWNQQGFNQTQSSAPWMGPNYGVQPPQGQNGSMLPNQPAGYRVAGYETQ